The following proteins are encoded in a genomic region of Corticium candelabrum chromosome 19, ooCorCand1.1, whole genome shotgun sequence:
- the LOC134194726 gene encoding uncharacterized protein LOC134194726 isoform X2 — MSSEGSRGWLHKRGGADAKGGWRKRWCVFVNQAFHYFKTDADKEPTGTIYAEDIIQVVANKEESVKDNKFPFVFDIQTEERIYLFCATSSKERDTWIKLLSRATTEARGITLQRGVINMEKLEYATIEAFCDKGLRVNGNVSQDLLSTFSQGVTTKQKKADERGWYCDVHVPAATLLTLMAQHNWSLLNAFNTKSTSLQGTTLVPSTMYVFTRPTDSTQMPSLSNMSDDAMRRPTAATPPK; from the exons ATGTCGTCTGAG GGATCCCGTGGCTGGCTGCACAAACGAGGAGGAGCTGACGCAAAAGGG GGATGGAGGAAGCGTTGGTGCGTCTTCGTCAATCAAGCATTCCACTACTTCAAGACGGATGCG GATAAAGAACCGACTGGCACCATCTATGCAGAAGATATCATTCAAGTAGTCGCAAACAAGGAAGAGTCAGTCAAAGACAACAAA TTtccatttgtctttgatattcAAACAGAGGAGAGAATTTACTTGTTCTGTGCTACATCAAGCAAAGAAAGA GATACGTGGATAAAACTATTGAGTCGTGCAACAACTGAGGCCCGAGGAATTACTCTTCAAAGAG GTGTGATCAATATGGAAAAACTCGAGTATGCAACCATTGAAGCATTCTGCGACAAAGGCTTGCGTGTCAATGGAaatgtcagccaagatctaCTCAGCACCTTTAGTCAAGGagtgacaacaaaacaaaagaagGCAGATGAGAGAGGATG GTATTGTGATGTCCATGTGCCGGCCGCCACACTTCTCACCCTCATGGCCCAACACAACTGGTCACTACTCAATGCATTCAACACGAAGAGTACGTCACTCCAAGGCACAACGCTCGTGCCTTCCACCATGTACGTATTCACTCGACCAACCGACTCCACACAAATGCCATCACTCTCCAACATGTCAGATGACGCGATGAGAAgaccaacagcagcaacaccTCCGAAGTAA
- the LOC134194726 gene encoding uncharacterized protein LOC134194726 isoform X1 — protein MHSFIGVFFCLYFPTHPVCMSACTVPTVCVCNVCWKKLQLQIEHCPSCHLLQDKEPTGTIYAEDIIQVVANKEESVKDNKFPFVFDIQTEERIYLFCATSSKERDTWIKLLSRATTEARGITLQRGVINMEKLEYATIEAFCDKGLRVNGNVSQDLLSTFSQGVTTKQKKADERGWYCDVHVPAATLLTLMAQHNWSLLNAFNTKSTSLQGTTLVPSTMYVFTRPTDSTQMPSLSNMSDDAMRRPTAATPPK, from the exons ATGCATTCTTTTATAGGCGTGTTTTTCTGTCTATATTTTCCTACACatcctgtctgtatgtctgcttgtactgtacctactGTATGCGTATGTAATGTCTGTTGGAAGAAGTTACAACTGCAAATTGAACATTGCCCTTCCTGTCATTTGcttcag GATAAAGAACCGACTGGCACCATCTATGCAGAAGATATCATTCAAGTAGTCGCAAACAAGGAAGAGTCAGTCAAAGACAACAAA TTtccatttgtctttgatattcAAACAGAGGAGAGAATTTACTTGTTCTGTGCTACATCAAGCAAAGAAAGA GATACGTGGATAAAACTATTGAGTCGTGCAACAACTGAGGCCCGAGGAATTACTCTTCAAAGAG GTGTGATCAATATGGAAAAACTCGAGTATGCAACCATTGAAGCATTCTGCGACAAAGGCTTGCGTGTCAATGGAaatgtcagccaagatctaCTCAGCACCTTTAGTCAAGGagtgacaacaaaacaaaagaagGCAGATGAGAGAGGATG GTATTGTGATGTCCATGTGCCGGCCGCCACACTTCTCACCCTCATGGCCCAACACAACTGGTCACTACTCAATGCATTCAACACGAAGAGTACGTCACTCCAAGGCACAACGCTCGTGCCTTCCACCATGTACGTATTCACTCGACCAACCGACTCCACACAAATGCCATCACTCTCCAACATGTCAGATGACGCGATGAGAAgaccaacagcagcaacaccTCCGAAGTAA
- the LOC134194725 gene encoding HSPB1-associated protein 1-like isoform X2, translated as MEMPAISCHGLPVRSCRIYDSLDPSSAHHLVHTTLQEPAVFGSMIEHWQYRNMWTPQRLSEVFGDKRTKFRIIPRMVNESSGVVWETQCQYVDASFIDFQRWIKGDQRFEETDDCGVIISSSKCSRMDDGFQFDAPKLGDFNPVVHAAYADYKYIRDLFLEIPVYKEAVDWSPFGHPEMTGEHSTFWLGSSGAHTPCHYDTYGFNLVAQLYGKKRWTLFPPDQSACLYPTRLPYEESSVFSRVNIKQPDLETYPWFANAEPVEVVLEPGHVLFVPKHWWHFVESLNTSISVNMWVNVESDCLDRVQEAIARNVVMSMRTPNEAARPEDWMVSPDHASSEENLSLLNAALTDLAHNLQPHTEQRIDITNDDLINILAHPDVVRLASQKLLEQAGII; from the exons ATGGAGATGCCAGCAATTTCTTGTCATGGTCTTCCAGTTCGTTCCTGCCGTATCTACGACTCACTAGACCCCAGTTCTGCACATCATCTTGTGCACACGACACTACAAGAACCAGCCGTGTTTGGCAGCATGATTGAGCACTGGCAGTACAGAAACATGTGGACGCCGCAGCGTCTGAGCGAAGTCTTCGGAGACAAGAGAACAAAATTTCGGATAATTCCCCGGATGGTGAATGAATCGAGTGGCGTTGTCTGGGAGACGCAGTGTCAGTATGTTGATGCTTCATTCATTGACTTTCAGCGCTGGATAAAAGGAGACCAGCGATTCGAGGAAACTGATGATTGTGGAGTTATCATTTCGTCGTCGAAATGTTCAAGGATGGACGATGGATTTCAATTCGATGCTCCAAAACTCGGAGATTTCAACCCGGTTGTTCATGCCGCATACGCCGATTATAAATACATCCGGGATTTATTTTTAGAAATACCTGTGTATAAAGAGGCCGTTGATTGGTCGCCGTTTGGACATCCGGAAATGACTGGTGAACATTCCACGTTTTGGTTGGGCTCAAGTGGagcacacacaccatgccATTATGATACATATGGATTTAATTTAGTAGCACAGCTGTATGGGAAGAAACGGTGGACGCTGTTTCCTCCCGATCAGTCTGCGTGTTTGTATCCAACGAGGTTACCGTATGAAGAGTCGAGTGTTTTTAGCCGAGTTAATATCAAACAACCCGACTTGGAGACGTATCCATGGTTTGCAAATGCCGAGCCTGTGGAG gtTGTGTTGGAGCCTGGTCATGTCTTATTTGTTCCTAAGCACTGGTGGCATTTCGTCGAGAGTCTCAACACATCGATCAGTGTTAACATGTGGGTGAACGTCGAGAGCGACTGTTTGGATCGCGTACAAGAGGCTATTGCCAGGAACGTGGTGATGAGCATGAGAACACCCAACGAGGCAGCACGTCCTGAAGATTGGATGGTTTCCCCAGAT CATGCCAGCTCAGAAGAGAACCTATCGCTGCTCAATGCTGCACTCACTGACTTAGCACACAACCTTCAACCACACACAGAGCAAAGAATTGATATCACAAATGATGACCTCATCAACATATTGGCTCATCCCGATGTCGTACGACTCGCCTCTCAAAAACTATTGGAACAAGCTGGTATCATATAg
- the LOC134194725 gene encoding HSPB1-associated protein 1-like isoform X1, translating to MEMPAISCHGLPVRSCRIYDSLDPSSAHHLVHTTLQEPAVFGSMIEHWQYRNMWTPQRLSEVFGDKRTKFRIIPRMVNESSGVVWETQCQYVDASFIDFQRWIKGDQRFEETDDCGVIISSSKCSRMDDGFQFDAPKLGDFNPVVHAAYADYKYIRDLFLEIPVYKEAVDWSPFGHPEMTGEHSTFWLGSSGAHTPCHYDTYGFNLVAQLYGKKRWTLFPPDQSACLYPTRLPYEESSVFSRVNIKQPDLETYPWFANAEPVEVVLEPGHVLFVPKHWWHFVESLNTSISVNMWVNVESDCLDRVQEAIARNVVMSMRTPNEAARPEDWMVSPDQHASSEENLSLLNAALTDLAHNLQPHTEQRIDITNDDLINILAHPDVVRLASQKLLEQAGII from the exons ATGGAGATGCCAGCAATTTCTTGTCATGGTCTTCCAGTTCGTTCCTGCCGTATCTACGACTCACTAGACCCCAGTTCTGCACATCATCTTGTGCACACGACACTACAAGAACCAGCCGTGTTTGGCAGCATGATTGAGCACTGGCAGTACAGAAACATGTGGACGCCGCAGCGTCTGAGCGAAGTCTTCGGAGACAAGAGAACAAAATTTCGGATAATTCCCCGGATGGTGAATGAATCGAGTGGCGTTGTCTGGGAGACGCAGTGTCAGTATGTTGATGCTTCATTCATTGACTTTCAGCGCTGGATAAAAGGAGACCAGCGATTCGAGGAAACTGATGATTGTGGAGTTATCATTTCGTCGTCGAAATGTTCAAGGATGGACGATGGATTTCAATTCGATGCTCCAAAACTCGGAGATTTCAACCCGGTTGTTCATGCCGCATACGCCGATTATAAATACATCCGGGATTTATTTTTAGAAATACCTGTGTATAAAGAGGCCGTTGATTGGTCGCCGTTTGGACATCCGGAAATGACTGGTGAACATTCCACGTTTTGGTTGGGCTCAAGTGGagcacacacaccatgccATTATGATACATATGGATTTAATTTAGTAGCACAGCTGTATGGGAAGAAACGGTGGACGCTGTTTCCTCCCGATCAGTCTGCGTGTTTGTATCCAACGAGGTTACCGTATGAAGAGTCGAGTGTTTTTAGCCGAGTTAATATCAAACAACCCGACTTGGAGACGTATCCATGGTTTGCAAATGCCGAGCCTGTGGAG gtTGTGTTGGAGCCTGGTCATGTCTTATTTGTTCCTAAGCACTGGTGGCATTTCGTCGAGAGTCTCAACACATCGATCAGTGTTAACATGTGGGTGAACGTCGAGAGCGACTGTTTGGATCGCGTACAAGAGGCTATTGCCAGGAACGTGGTGATGAGCATGAGAACACCCAACGAGGCAGCACGTCCTGAAGATTGGATGGTTTCCCCAGAT CAGCATGCCAGCTCAGAAGAGAACCTATCGCTGCTCAATGCTGCACTCACTGACTTAGCACACAACCTTCAACCACACACAGAGCAAAGAATTGATATCACAAATGATGACCTCATCAACATATTGGCTCATCCCGATGTCGTACGACTCGCCTCTCAAAAACTATTGGAACAAGCTGGTATCATATAg